One Paenarthrobacter aurescens TC1 DNA window includes the following coding sequences:
- a CDS encoding hypothetical protein (identified by Glimmer2; putative): protein MEPYGSPKWPDHDPPRPSYLPHTPRPPEPPPVRPPIKHSSIAAILFLFGVLGLVCAGAYFSGELQHLLYGSSATQSQAPRPGLVPFGQRQDPIPGLEEADAPLGTPGPLGRTSSSYKFLAVKEDGTPLAYSPCRPIHYVVNSDLAPPSWQPLVEEAVRQASEATGLKFIYDGPSSEVPSPTRPGYQPERYGDRWAPVLIAWSTPEQVPRLTGQTVGLGGSSSIGLSNGYKAYVTGTVSLDAPQFAEIVDAPSGEEIGVAVIMHELGHLLGLDHVDDPRQLMFDQASWVRGFAAGDRTGLAQLGTGPCSKDF, encoded by the coding sequence ATGGAACCTTATGGGTCGCCCAAGTGGCCGGACCACGATCCCCCTCGTCCGAGTTACCTTCCGCATACCCCGCGCCCACCGGAGCCTCCCCCGGTCAGGCCGCCGATCAAGCACAGCAGCATCGCGGCCATCCTGTTCCTTTTCGGCGTCCTCGGTCTGGTGTGCGCAGGAGCCTATTTCAGCGGCGAACTCCAGCACCTCCTCTACGGATCGTCCGCCACACAGAGCCAGGCACCCCGGCCCGGGCTCGTACCGTTCGGCCAACGCCAGGACCCGATCCCGGGACTCGAGGAAGCCGACGCGCCGCTCGGCACGCCGGGACCACTGGGCCGCACCAGTTCCTCGTACAAGTTCCTGGCCGTCAAGGAAGACGGAACCCCGCTGGCCTACTCTCCCTGCAGGCCCATCCACTACGTGGTCAACTCGGACCTGGCCCCGCCGTCCTGGCAGCCATTGGTGGAGGAAGCCGTGAGACAGGCCAGCGAAGCCACGGGATTGAAGTTCATCTATGACGGACCCAGTTCCGAAGTTCCCTCCCCCACCAGGCCCGGATACCAGCCCGAAAGGTACGGGGACCGCTGGGCGCCCGTGCTTATTGCCTGGAGCACACCGGAGCAGGTTCCGCGTCTGACCGGGCAGACCGTGGGCCTTGGTGGCAGCTCCTCCATTGGCCTCAGCAACGGTTACAAGGCCTATGTGACAGGCACCGTGTCCTTGGATGCGCCACAATTCGCGGAGATCGTGGACGCACCCAGCGGAGAGGAGATCGGCGTGGCTGTGATCATGCATGAGCTGGGACATCTCCTGGGTCTGGACCACGTGGACGATCCCCGGCAACTCATGTTCGACCAAGCGTCCTGGGTCCGCGGATTCGCCGCAGGCGACCGGACAGGGCTCGCCCAGCTGGGCACGGGTCCTTGCAGCAAGGATTTCTAA
- a CDS encoding hypothetical protein (identified by Glimmer2; putative) → MRILRGVLMAVIAAVVAVLVSGFLQGDPRITALFPGVSVPGSPQDGPGEAEPARAPDAPPPGREEADAPLASPSAPGTTNDSYKFLATNDDGTPVGYSPCRPLHYVVNNASAPAGSDDLLATALANISAASGIQFVNDGTTDEVPVDRREPYQPSKYGDRWAPLLISWTTPVEAPALAENVIGTGGSTMYSLNKGPKSYITGSLELDTPQVTELLASPGGADYVLAVMQHELGHVMGLDHVDDPIQLMYPEIGAPDGLAAGDLNGLYLLASAPCRKDI, encoded by the coding sequence GTGCGTATTCTCCGCGGCGTCCTCATGGCCGTCATTGCCGCCGTCGTCGCCGTGCTGGTGAGCGGATTCCTTCAGGGCGACCCTCGCATCACCGCACTGTTCCCGGGCGTCAGCGTTCCGGGTTCACCGCAGGACGGGCCGGGCGAAGCGGAACCGGCACGCGCCCCTGACGCACCGCCGCCCGGACGTGAGGAAGCGGACGCCCCGCTGGCCTCCCCTTCGGCGCCGGGAACCACCAACGATTCGTACAAGTTTTTGGCCACCAACGACGACGGCACTCCGGTGGGCTATTCGCCCTGCCGTCCGCTTCATTACGTCGTGAACAACGCGTCCGCACCTGCCGGCTCCGATGACCTGCTGGCCACCGCCTTGGCGAACATATCCGCAGCGTCCGGCATCCAGTTCGTCAACGATGGCACCACGGACGAGGTGCCGGTAGACCGGCGCGAGCCCTACCAGCCGTCCAAATACGGTGACCGGTGGGCTCCCTTGCTGATTTCGTGGACCACACCCGTGGAGGCACCGGCCCTGGCCGAGAACGTCATCGGGACCGGAGGCAGCACCATGTACTCCCTCAACAAGGGCCCCAAAAGCTACATCACCGGGAGCTTGGAGCTGGACACTCCGCAGGTAACGGAACTGCTGGCCAGTCCCGGCGGGGCCGACTACGTCCTGGCAGTCATGCAACACGAGTTGGGCCATGTGATGGGCTTGGACCACGTGGATGATCCGATCCAACTCATGTACCCGGAGATCGGCGCACCCGACGGACTCGCGGCGGGCGACCTGAACGGCCTGTACCTTCTTGCCTCGGCGCCCTGCCGCAAGGACATCTAA
- a CDS encoding putative integral membrane protein (identified by match to protein family HMM PF01988): MHQESHSSSSPAPDPTPGSAAPESAAAPPSHADIRRWRQYLADERAEAAVYRELAQRRDGEERQILLALAEAEGRHEAHWLKLLGEHAGMPKAASSRSRFLGFLARNFGSVFVLALAQRAEGRSPYGTEPAATPAMVADEQIHEEVVRGLATRGRNRLSGTFRAAVFGANDGLVSNLSLVMGMAATGVPSPVVLMSGVAGLLAGALSMGAGEYVSVRSQRELLNATLPTQATLTAAPSLDIEHNELVLVYLARGMTREAAEHRAAERMGLFSCDCDPSLSLQPEKPPIDDHESVGSAWGAAMSSFCFFASGAIVPILPFIFGMTGIAALLVAGVLVGIALLATGAVVGLLSGTSPLSRGLRQLAIGLGAAAATYGLGLAFGAAIV, translated from the coding sequence ATGCACCAGGAATCCCACAGTTCGTCGAGCCCAGCTCCGGACCCCACCCCCGGCTCAGCAGCCCCCGAATCAGCAGCCGCGCCTCCCTCGCACGCGGACATCCGCCGGTGGCGCCAGTACCTGGCCGATGAGCGTGCCGAGGCCGCCGTCTACCGGGAGCTTGCCCAGCGGCGCGACGGCGAAGAACGCCAAATCCTGCTCGCTTTGGCCGAGGCCGAAGGCAGGCACGAGGCCCATTGGCTCAAGCTCCTTGGCGAGCACGCCGGAATGCCCAAGGCAGCGTCCAGCCGCAGCCGGTTCCTGGGCTTCCTGGCCCGTAACTTCGGCTCCGTGTTTGTGCTCGCCCTTGCGCAGCGCGCTGAAGGCCGCTCCCCGTACGGAACCGAACCTGCCGCGACGCCTGCCATGGTGGCAGATGAACAAATCCACGAAGAAGTAGTCCGGGGCCTTGCCACGCGTGGTCGCAACAGGCTCTCCGGAACGTTCCGCGCTGCCGTTTTTGGCGCCAACGACGGCCTGGTCAGCAACCTTTCCCTGGTCATGGGCATGGCCGCAACCGGAGTGCCCAGCCCCGTGGTGCTCATGAGTGGCGTGGCGGGTCTCCTGGCCGGTGCGCTGTCCATGGGTGCGGGCGAATACGTCTCAGTCCGCTCACAGCGGGAACTCCTTAATGCCACTTTGCCCACGCAGGCCACTCTGACCGCGGCGCCGTCGTTGGACATCGAGCACAACGAACTGGTCCTGGTGTACTTGGCCCGGGGCATGACGCGCGAAGCCGCGGAGCACCGCGCTGCCGAGCGCATGGGACTGTTCAGCTGCGACTGCGACCCAAGCCTCTCCTTGCAGCCGGAGAAGCCACCCATTGACGACCACGAGTCCGTGGGTTCGGCATGGGGCGCTGCGATGTCCAGCTTCTGCTTCTTCGCCTCGGGCGCCATCGTGCCCATCCTCCCGTTCATTTTCGGCATGACGGGCATCGCCGCCTTGCTGGTGGCCGGCGTTCTGGTGGGCATCGCGCTTCTGGCGACTGGCGCCGTCGTCGGGTTGTTGTCCGGAACCTCGCCGCTGAGCCGCGGGCTGCGGCAGCTTGCCATTGGCCTGGGAGCGGCGGCGGCCACGTACGGGCTGGGTCTGGCGTTCGGCGCGGCTATCGTCTAA
- a CDS encoding hypothetical protein (identified by Glimmer2; putative): MHLHFVSCAGWGSCGPIARPTLPLIRADFWLVFLNWNVRCTVISLTLARAGAQMEGQGRGPPATGSCIRVNGPNRPGRTGPRDGGCTMNTTESHANYPERTTIESDPAYDYAEDQEVDEPWVEEVDAPEDDERVVPLDETEEFRDEDEEI, from the coding sequence GTGCATCTGCACTTTGTCTCCTGTGCTGGGTGGGGTAGTTGCGGCCCCATTGCACGCCCCACACTACCGCTTATCCGCGCGGATTTTTGGCTGGTATTCCTCAACTGGAATGTTCGGTGCACCGTAATTTCCTTGACCCTTGCCCGTGCCGGTGCTCAGATGGAAGGACAGGGACGGGGCCCTCCCGCCACTGGATCCTGCATTCGGGTCAACGGGCCGAACCGGCCCGGCAGAACCGGCCCACGAGACGGAGGTTGCACCATGAACACCACCGAATCACACGCCAACTACCCGGAGCGGACAACCATTGAGTCCGACCCGGCCTACGACTACGCCGAAGACCAAGAAGTGGATGAGCCCTGGGTTGAGGAAGTGGACGCCCCCGAGGACGACGAACGTGTGGTCCCCCTCGACGAAACCGAAGAATTCCGCGACGAGGATGAGGAAATCTAG
- a CDS encoding hypothetical protein (identified by Glimmer2; putative), protein MPYQGDTTPAASTPKTPSILEAPGTPAKTPTVPVIPAVDLFLGTVTITTKARTGKFAYPEPQLIAQALAKAILPTRWCEASRTLTVTVAAVGKRAGLQRHFTLSRDHPS, encoded by the coding sequence TTGCCGTACCAAGGCGATACCACCCCGGCAGCAAGCACCCCAAAAACACCCAGCATCCTGGAAGCACCAGGAACCCCGGCGAAAACGCCCACGGTCCCGGTGATTCCCGCCGTCGACCTCTTCCTTGGCACGGTGACCATCACGACAAAGGCCCGGACAGGGAAGTTCGCATATCCCGAGCCGCAGCTGATCGCGCAAGCATTGGCCAAAGCCATACTGCCGACGCGCTGGTGTGAGGCGTCAAGGACGCTGACGGTGACTGTTGCGGCCGTCGGGAAGCGGGCGGGCCTCCAACGTCACTTCACACTGAGCCGCGACCATCCATCCTAG
- a CDS encoding putative sodium:solute symporter family protein (identified by match to protein family HMM PF00474) produces MESSAINIAIVVVYLLAMLAFGWWGKSRTKNNSDFLVAGRRLGPFLYTGTMAAVVLGGASTVGGVGLGYKFGISGMWLVVAIGSGVLLLSLLFAGTIQKLKIYTVSQMLTLRYGSTATQTSGIVMLAYTLMLCATSTGAYATIFVVLFGWERWLAIAIGGAIVLVYSTIGGMWSITLADQVQFVIKTVGIFFLMLPFALNAAGGLDGIRARVDESFFDIGGIGLQTIITYFVVYTLGLLIGQDIWQRVFTAKTPTVARWGGATAGVYCILYGFAGALIGMAASVALSGVEIAAKDDVYAEVATRLLPIGIGGLVLAAAVAAMMSTASGALIAAATVARADVMPFVASWFGKKVDTSDSDNPEHDVKANRYWVLGLGIVAIIIAISTKDVVAALTIAYDILVGGLLVAIIGGLVWKRGTGIAAAWSMAAGSVITLGTMIILEINAEVPLDGIYANEPIYFGLIASAVVYVVVSLLSKPTDPAVMKAWTDRVAGTRVAEEELTTPAS; encoded by the coding sequence ATGGAATCTTCGGCTATAAACATCGCAATCGTGGTGGTGTACCTGCTCGCCATGCTGGCATTCGGCTGGTGGGGCAAGTCCCGCACCAAGAACAACAGCGACTTCCTGGTGGCCGGCCGCCGCCTGGGACCCTTCCTTTACACCGGCACCATGGCCGCAGTGGTCCTCGGTGGCGCATCCACCGTGGGCGGCGTCGGCCTCGGTTACAAGTTCGGCATTTCCGGCATGTGGCTGGTGGTGGCCATCGGCTCAGGCGTGCTGTTGCTCAGCCTTCTGTTCGCCGGAACCATCCAGAAGCTCAAGATCTACACGGTCTCCCAGATGCTGACTCTCCGCTACGGCAGCACCGCAACCCAGACCTCGGGCATCGTCATGTTGGCCTACACACTGATGCTGTGTGCCACGTCCACCGGCGCCTACGCCACCATTTTCGTGGTCCTCTTCGGCTGGGAGCGTTGGCTCGCCATCGCCATCGGCGGCGCAATCGTCCTGGTCTACTCCACCATCGGCGGCATGTGGTCCATCACTTTGGCCGACCAGGTCCAGTTCGTCATCAAGACGGTGGGAATCTTCTTCCTCATGCTCCCCTTCGCACTGAACGCTGCTGGTGGCCTCGACGGCATCCGCGCCCGCGTCGATGAGAGCTTCTTCGACATCGGTGGCATCGGCCTTCAGACGATCATCACCTACTTCGTCGTTTACACACTCGGCCTCCTGATCGGCCAGGACATCTGGCAGCGCGTCTTCACCGCCAAGACCCCCACGGTTGCCCGTTGGGGCGGCGCTACCGCTGGCGTCTACTGCATCCTTTACGGCTTCGCCGGTGCCCTGATCGGCATGGCGGCCAGCGTGGCCCTCTCCGGTGTGGAGATCGCTGCCAAGGATGACGTCTATGCCGAAGTGGCTACCCGACTCCTGCCCATCGGCATCGGTGGCCTGGTACTCGCTGCAGCTGTCGCCGCCATGATGTCCACGGCTTCCGGCGCACTGATCGCTGCCGCCACCGTCGCCCGCGCCGACGTCATGCCCTTCGTTGCCAGCTGGTTCGGCAAGAAGGTGGACACGTCCGACTCCGACAACCCTGAGCACGACGTCAAGGCCAACCGCTACTGGGTCCTCGGACTGGGAATCGTGGCCATCATCATCGCCATCTCCACCAAGGACGTTGTGGCCGCTCTGACCATCGCCTACGACATCCTGGTGGGCGGCCTGCTGGTAGCCATCATCGGTGGCTTGGTGTGGAAGCGCGGAACGGGCATCGCGGCAGCATGGTCCATGGCGGCCGGTTCAGTGATAACCCTGGGCACCATGATCATCCTCGAGATCAACGCAGAAGTTCCCCTTGACGGCATCTACGCCAACGAGCCCATCTACTTCGGTTTGATCGCCTCGGCTGTGGTGTACGTAGTGGTCTCGCTGCTGAGCAAGCCCACCGATCCGGCCGTCATGAAGGCGTGGACGGACCGTGTGGCCGGCACCCGCGTGGCAGAGGAAGAGCTCACCACGCCGGCTTCCTAG
- a CDS encoding putative Helix-turn-helix domain protein (identified by match to protein family HMM PF01381; match to protein family HMM PF07883), giving the protein MKALPVEPSNIPVAIGSRIRAARQAQRLTIEQVADATGLTKGFLSRVERDLTSPSVASLVTLCQVLSVSVGDLFAAPETHLTKRDDGPRISLGGQGIVERLLTARSERRLQILQATIEPRGRGENELYAVDCDVDVLHVVKGRIKLILTNEEYDLEEGDTLSFPGREPHTWINPTDETVEVLWVLVPAASR; this is encoded by the coding sequence ATGAAGGCTCTACCCGTTGAACCGAGCAATATCCCAGTTGCCATCGGTTCCAGAATCCGCGCAGCCCGGCAAGCGCAGCGCCTCACCATCGAGCAAGTGGCGGATGCTACCGGATTGACCAAGGGCTTCCTCAGCCGTGTGGAGCGGGACCTGACGTCGCCGTCGGTTGCCTCGCTGGTCACTCTGTGCCAAGTGCTTTCCGTCTCCGTGGGCGACTTGTTCGCAGCTCCGGAGACCCACCTGACCAAGCGCGACGACGGTCCCCGCATTTCCTTGGGCGGCCAGGGCATAGTGGAGCGTTTGTTGACCGCCCGCTCCGAGCGTCGCTTGCAGATCCTGCAGGCAACCATTGAGCCGCGTGGTCGCGGTGAAAACGAGCTCTACGCCGTGGACTGCGACGTAGACGTACTGCACGTGGTCAAAGGGCGGATCAAGCTCATCCTGACCAATGAAGAGTACGACCTCGAAGAAGGGGACACCCTCTCTTTCCCAGGCCGTGAACCCCACACCTGGATCAACCCCACGGACGAGACCGTCGAGGTGCTGTGGGTCCTGGTGCCGGCGGCGAGCCGCTAG
- a CDS encoding hypothetical protein (identified by Glimmer2; putative), with protein sequence MARTGQLLAAGYSRRDLARLPSQGAKQPRRGIFILAEHRPELATALRYNSYVSCASAAQHYGLWIRKAPDLHHLACNHGHGTGFVRHRTIRFDPHPSLPIAAVEDVVLHAMACLEPPASTAMAVSAIRLHGVPLDLLKEQLRGDRSRPVLNALKDLDLRAESIVEVDAQHLLRTHGIAFDAQVAIPGIGRVDLLLEEFLIVEVDGFAFHSDRKSLRNDLARNNASTINGYLVLRYPPEVIWFEPERVIAEIQAVLKRRRDDPARLVGNLAPVSPGFPGFSPLPRLQYRS encoded by the coding sequence GTGGCTCGGACCGGACAACTCCTGGCCGCAGGCTATTCCCGCAGGGACCTCGCCCGCCTTCCAAGCCAGGGGGCGAAACAACCACGGCGGGGAATCTTCATCCTTGCTGAGCACAGACCCGAGTTGGCAACTGCCCTCCGCTACAACTCCTATGTCTCCTGCGCCAGCGCTGCCCAACACTACGGATTGTGGATACGCAAAGCACCTGATCTCCACCATCTGGCATGCAATCACGGTCACGGCACCGGCTTCGTCAGGCACAGAACCATCAGATTCGATCCCCATCCCAGCCTCCCAATCGCCGCGGTGGAGGATGTGGTCCTTCACGCCATGGCTTGCCTGGAGCCGCCCGCTTCAACGGCAATGGCCGTCTCGGCGATTCGACTGCACGGAGTGCCGCTGGACCTGCTGAAGGAACAGCTGCGTGGAGACAGGTCGCGTCCCGTCCTCAACGCGCTCAAGGATCTCGACCTGCGTGCAGAGTCCATTGTGGAGGTCGATGCACAGCACCTGCTCCGCACACACGGAATTGCCTTCGACGCCCAGGTGGCAATACCTGGCATCGGGCGCGTCGACCTCCTGCTCGAAGAATTCCTCATCGTCGAAGTGGACGGCTTCGCGTTTCACTCCGACAGAAAGTCCCTCCGCAACGACTTGGCACGAAACAACGCCTCCACCATCAACGGGTATTTGGTCCTGAGGTACCCACCGGAAGTCATCTGGTTCGAACCGGAGCGCGTGATCGCGGAGATCCAGGCGGTTCTCAAGCGGCGTCGTGACGATCCTGCCCGGTTGGTGGGCAACCTAGCACCAGTGAGCCCCGGGTTTCCAGGGTTCAGCCCACTCCCCCGGCTCCAATACCGGAGCTAA
- a CDS encoding putative regulatory protein, lysR family signature domain, producing MTTLTRPPADPADKPKHSFKLKPWLLEGMPDTSGKRQGPHGRPSDSHKPQSWWKVMCLTGLDYFSTLGYQPAIAALAAGLLSPLATLLLVFATLAGALPVYRRVAKESPRGEGSIAMLERLLPRWGGKLFVLALLGFAATDFMITITLSAADATAHLIENPFAPHFLEGQQVVITIALIAGLGIVFLRGFKEAINVAVVLVGAFLALNLVVIAVSMTHLFTESRVITDWWSALTTSHGDPIMMIALALLVFPRLALGLSGFETGVAVMPQIKGHASDTEANPAGRIKGAHKLLTTAAIIMSSFLITSSFTTVMLIPAAEFQDGGKAEGRALAYLAHKFLGDGFGTVYDISTIAILWFAGASAMAGLLNLVPRYLPRYGMAPAWARALRPLVLVFTAIAFIVTIIFQADVNAQGGAYATGVLVLITSASIAVTLSARRKKQRAQVIGFGLISLVFIYTTVVNSIERPDGLKIAALFILGILVVSFTSRMRRAFELRATHIKMDEKALEFTANAGDGPVRIIAHEPKHLSASRYREKLQHAQQASHLPVDCDAVFIEVIVDDSSDFEQELQVVGKLRHGFKILEVHSNNVPNTVAAVLLHIRDVTGFMPHIYFRWTEGNPISNLSKFLFFGEGEIAPVTREVLREAEPDITRRPWVHVG from the coding sequence GTGACCACCCTGACGAGGCCTCCGGCCGACCCAGCCGATAAGCCCAAACATTCCTTCAAGCTCAAACCATGGCTGCTGGAAGGAATGCCGGACACATCAGGGAAGCGGCAGGGCCCCCACGGCCGCCCATCGGACTCACATAAACCCCAATCCTGGTGGAAGGTCATGTGCCTCACCGGCCTGGACTACTTCTCCACCCTCGGCTACCAGCCGGCCATCGCCGCCCTCGCCGCTGGACTGCTGTCCCCGCTGGCCACCCTGCTCCTGGTGTTCGCAACCCTGGCCGGCGCCCTCCCCGTGTACCGTCGCGTAGCCAAGGAAAGCCCCCGCGGCGAAGGCTCCATCGCCATGCTTGAACGCCTGCTTCCCCGCTGGGGAGGCAAGCTCTTCGTCCTCGCTCTTCTTGGTTTCGCCGCCACGGACTTCATGATCACCATTACGCTCTCCGCCGCCGACGCCACGGCCCACCTCATCGAGAACCCCTTCGCCCCGCACTTCCTGGAAGGCCAGCAGGTGGTCATCACGATCGCGCTGATCGCAGGCCTCGGCATCGTCTTCCTGCGCGGGTTCAAGGAAGCCATCAACGTGGCTGTGGTGCTGGTGGGCGCATTCCTTGCCCTGAACCTCGTGGTGATCGCCGTGTCCATGACCCACCTCTTCACCGAATCCCGCGTCATTACCGACTGGTGGAGCGCGCTCACCACCTCCCACGGAGATCCGATCATGATGATCGCTTTGGCACTCCTGGTCTTCCCACGCCTGGCACTGGGACTCTCCGGATTCGAAACCGGCGTCGCCGTCATGCCCCAGATCAAGGGCCACGCCTCAGATACCGAAGCCAACCCTGCCGGCCGCATCAAAGGTGCCCATAAGCTCCTGACCACCGCAGCCATCATCATGAGCTCCTTCCTCATCACCTCCAGCTTCACCACCGTCATGCTGATCCCCGCCGCCGAATTCCAGGACGGCGGCAAGGCCGAAGGCCGCGCGCTCGCCTACCTTGCGCACAAGTTCCTCGGCGACGGCTTCGGAACTGTCTACGACATCAGCACCATCGCCATCCTCTGGTTCGCCGGAGCGTCAGCCATGGCCGGACTCTTGAACCTCGTCCCCCGCTACCTGCCCCGCTACGGCATGGCGCCGGCATGGGCCCGGGCTCTCCGCCCGCTTGTCCTGGTGTTCACAGCCATAGCTTTCATCGTCACCATCATTTTCCAGGCGGATGTCAACGCTCAGGGTGGCGCCTATGCCACCGGCGTGCTGGTCCTGATTACTTCAGCTTCCATAGCAGTAACCCTGTCCGCCCGGCGAAAGAAGCAGCGGGCTCAAGTCATAGGCTTCGGACTGATCTCCCTCGTGTTCATCTACACCACCGTGGTCAACTCGATCGAGCGCCCCGACGGCCTGAAGATTGCGGCCCTCTTCATCCTGGGCATCTTGGTTGTCAGTTTCACGTCCCGGATGCGCCGCGCCTTCGAACTCAGGGCTACCCATATCAAGATGGACGAGAAAGCCCTTGAATTCACGGCGAACGCCGGCGACGGCCCCGTGCGCATCATCGCCCACGAGCCCAAGCACCTCAGCGCCAGCCGATACAGGGAGAAGCTTCAGCACGCCCAGCAGGCCAGCCACCTGCCCGTTGACTGCGACGCCGTTTTCATCGAGGTCATTGTGGACGACAGCTCGGACTTCGAACAGGAGCTCCAGGTTGTGGGAAAGCTGAGGCACGGGTTCAAAATCCTGGAAGTGCACAGCAACAACGTGCCGAACACCGTGGCCGCAGTACTCCTCCACATCCGCGACGTCACAGGATTCATGCCGCACATCTACTTCCGCTGGACCGAGGGAAACCCGATCTCCAACCTGAGCAAGTTCCTCTTCTTCGGCGAGGGAGAGATCGCACCGGTGACCCGTGAAGTGCTCAGGGAGGCCGAGCCTGACATCACCCGACGGCCGTGGGTGCACGTGGGCTAG
- a CDS encoding putative agmatinase (speB) (identified by match to protein family HMM PF00491; match to protein family HMM TIGR01230), giving the protein MEELRIEANGNLGPIDSSRIPRYAGAATYARLPRLDQVSKADVTVVGVPFDSGVSYRPGARFGANHVREASRLLRPYNPAWDVSPFENIQVADAGDMAVNPFNINEAIETVQQNALDLTANGSKLVTLGGDHTIALPLLRAAAERAGEPIAMLHFDAHLDTWDTYFGAEYTHGTPFRRAVEEGILDTEAISHVGTRGPLYGKKDLDDDHRFGFGIVTSADVYYQGVLETVAKIRDRIGNRPLYISVDIDVLDPAHAPGTGTPEAGGITSRELLEIIRGFRGMNLVGADIVEVAPAYDHAEITGVAGSHVAYELVTLMADNAVEGDRLGAPNGYAQQALGARIAELAQATGAAGDQR; this is encoded by the coding sequence TTGGAAGAGCTCCGTATTGAGGCCAACGGGAACCTCGGCCCCATCGATTCATCCCGCATCCCGCGCTACGCCGGTGCCGCCACCTATGCCCGCCTGCCCCGCCTGGACCAAGTCTCGAAGGCCGACGTCACCGTTGTTGGCGTCCCCTTCGACTCCGGCGTTTCCTACCGCCCCGGCGCACGTTTCGGTGCCAACCACGTACGTGAGGCCAGCCGCCTGCTGCGTCCGTACAACCCGGCGTGGGACGTGAGCCCGTTCGAAAACATCCAGGTTGCCGACGCCGGCGACATGGCCGTGAACCCCTTCAATATCAACGAGGCTATTGAGACCGTCCAGCAGAACGCGCTGGACCTCACAGCTAACGGCAGCAAGCTGGTCACCCTTGGTGGCGACCACACCATCGCCCTCCCGCTCTTGAGGGCAGCAGCGGAACGAGCCGGCGAGCCCATCGCCATGCTCCACTTTGACGCCCACCTGGACACCTGGGACACGTACTTCGGCGCCGAGTACACCCACGGCACCCCGTTCCGCCGTGCGGTGGAAGAGGGCATCCTGGACACCGAGGCCATCAGCCACGTCGGTACCCGCGGACCCCTCTACGGCAAGAAGGACCTCGATGACGACCACCGCTTCGGCTTTGGAATCGTCACTTCCGCCGACGTCTACTACCAGGGCGTCCTGGAAACGGTCGCGAAGATCCGGGACCGCATCGGCAACCGCCCGCTGTATATCTCAGTGGACATCGACGTCCTGGACCCGGCCCACGCACCCGGCACCGGCACGCCCGAAGCCGGCGGCATCACCAGCCGCGAACTCCTCGAAATCATCCGTGGCTTCCGCGGCATGAACCTCGTGGGCGCGGACATCGTGGAAGTTGCCCCGGCCTACGACCACGCAGAGATCACCGGTGTTGCAGGCAGCCACGTGGCCTACGAGCTCGTGACCCTCATGGCGGATAACGCCGTGGAAGGCGACCGGCTCGGCGCCCCCAACGGTTACGCGCAGCAGGCACTCGGTGCCCGCATCGCGGAGCTCGCTCAGGCAACCGGAGCAGCCGGAGACCAGCGATGA